From the genome of Malus sylvestris chromosome 6, drMalSylv7.2, whole genome shotgun sequence, one region includes:
- the LOC126625196 gene encoding uncharacterized protein LOC126625196 has translation MSSGVTKRDPAWEHGDPIDGNKHGTICKYYGRVMKSGGVTRLKYHLSGLDPAKNVQRCDNVPPEVKAFISTLLKNKKQQKEKITHGMENIRAGLRGEVIGQAVDSDDDDDEDECDDDMGPEERRSLKQALRASKQSTWEREHLHKIPNRGQGSGTSGGAQMRRGGSLRESQPTPPIAPSLYKSSNARQKSVWSYFKGGNVKEGMGRLISKFFIYENVPAEKASSHHFKNMVVGCQQAGVGVQPPTPYEIRNKYLDMEYKDIGEYVNKLRSKWETNGCTIMCDGWTGPTRLSIINFMVYSKGKTIFLKFVDASDHIKNYKYIYKLLRDVIMEVGEHNVVQVVTDNGSAFVKAGKKLMKHHNVFWTSCAAHCIDLMFEAMGKRECCYCGQKS, from the coding sequence atgtcaagtggagttactaaacgtgatccagcttgggaacatggagacccaatagacggaaacaaacatggcacaatttgcaaatattatggtcgggtaatgaagagtggcggagtgacacgactaaagtaccatcttagtggattagatccagcaaaaaatgtccaacgatgcgataatgtccccccagaagtgaaggcattcatcagcacattattaaaaaataaaaaacagcagaaggaaaagataacacatggaatggaaaatattcgagctgggctacgaggagaagtcattgggcaagcggttgacagtgatgatgatgacgatgaggacgaatgtgatgatgacatgggacctgaagaacgacgcagtttgaaacaagcattacgtgcctccaaacagtcaacatgggaaagagaacaccttcataaaattcctaataggggacaaggttccgggacaagtggtggtgcacaaatgagacggggaggcagtcttagagaatcacaaccaacaccaccaatagccccaagtttatataagtcatccaacgcacgtcaaaagagtgtttggagttatttcaagggaggtaatgtgaaggagggaatggggcgtctaattagcaagttctttatctatgaaaatgtccctgctgagaaagcatcatcacatcatttcaaaaatatggtagtgggatgtcaacaggccggtgttggagtacaacctcccactccctatgagataagaaacaaatatttggatatggagtataaagacattggcgagtatgttaacaagttgaggtcaaagtgggaaactaatggttgcacaatcatgtgtgacggatggactgggccgaccagattgtctatcataaacttcatggtatactccaagggaaagacaatttttttgaagtttgttgatgcttcagaccatataaagaactacaagtatatttacaaattattgagggatgtaatcatggaggtgggagagcataatgttgtccaagtcgtgaccgacaacggttctgcatttgtcaaagctggaaaaaagttaatgaagcatcataatgtgttttggacatcatgtgcagcacattgtattgatctcatgtttgaggcaatggggaagagagaatgttgctactgtggtcaaaagagctag
- the LOC126625195 gene encoding O-fucosyltransferase 29-like: MGVAKSWLFSLTPAAAKLALLQQHHQNGFSNGGEKKHVLSLRSPAPITATATATKMAPSPSQKERKQAAVSWSWSWSLVCGLMLFGLGLISLFTGQVASDLEWYSQRLVLNTSFYTKRSGIGREAIDVWKSSYSKFYYGCSQRGPHYRPAVKERSSNGYLLIATSGGLNQQRTGITDAVVVARILNATLVVPELDHHSYWKDDSDFIHIFDVDWFMSYLAKDVAIVRRVPEKVMRSMEKPPYTMRVPRKSEPEYYIEQVLPILLRRRVLQLTKFDYRLSSNLDDELQKLRCRVNYHALKFTKSIQELSHKLVMRMRKMAKRFIAVHLRFEPDMLAFSGCYYGGGDKERDEFAEIRKRWATLPDLSAEEERKRGKCPLTPYEVGLMLRALGFANDTYLYIASGEIYGGEETLRPLRELFPNFYTKEMLASEELKPFLPFSSRLAAIDYIVSDESDVFVANNNGNMAKILAGRRRYMGHKRTIRPNAKRLSALFMARHQMNWETFAKKVKSCQKGFMGDPDEVKPGRGEFHEFPQACVCQKPFKDIEKSNDRDHHSAGKTKSTYNVEKPDEKALQIPIKRNMGKERLSLGDEKDEGFPE, translated from the exons ATGGGCGTGGCGAAGTCGTGGCTGTTCAGCTTGACTCCGGCGGCAGCGAAGCTGGCTCTGTTACAGCAGCACCACCAGAACGGCTTCAGCAATGGCGGCGAGAAGAAGCACGTGCTCAGCTTGAGATCCCCCGCTCCCatcaccgccaccgccaccgccaccaaAATGGCGCCGTCGCCGTCGCAGAAGGAGAGGAAGCAGGCGGCGGTGTCGTGGTCGTGGTCGTGGTCGCTGGTTTGTGGGCTGATGCTGTTTGGGCTGGGCCTGATTTCGCTCTTCACCGGCCAGGTCGCATCTGATCTCGAGTGGTACTCCCAGCGCTTGGTCCTGAACACTTCATTCTACACAAAGCGG AGTGGAATTGGTCGCGAGGCAATTGATGTTTGGAAGTCCAGCTACTCGAAATTCTACTACGGGTGCAGTCAAAGAGGCCCTCACTATCGTC CGGCTGTGAAAGAGCGATCGTCGAATGGGTACTTACTGATTGCAACAAGTGGGGGATTGAACCAACAAAGAACAGGA ATAACAGATGCAGTGGTAGTTGCCCGAATTCTTAATGCTACCTTAGTTGTACCCGAGCTGGATCATCATTCCTACTGGAAGGATGACAG TGACTTTATCCACATTTTTGATGTGGATTGGTTCATGTCTTATCTTGCAAAAGACGTGGCCATTGTCCGGAGAGTTCCTGAGAAGGTCATGCGGAGCATGGAAAAACCTCCATATACCATGCGTGTGCCAAGGAAATCTGAACCTGAATATTATATTGAACAAGTTTTGCCTATACTATTGAGGAGACGT GTTTTGCAATTGACGAAGTTTGATTATAGACTTTCAAGTAACCTCGATGATGAGCTGCAAAAGTTGCGTTGCCGTGTTAATTATCATGCACTTAAATTTACAAAATCTATACAGGAACTCAGTCACAAACTCGTTATGAGAATGCGAAAGATGGCAAAACGTTTCATTGCTGTTCACTTGAG GTTTGAACCTGATATGCTTGCATTTTCTGGGTGTTATTATGGCGGGGGTGATAAAGAGAGAGATGAGTTTGCTGAAATAAGAAAACGATGGGCGACGTTACCT GATTTAAGCGCTGAGGAAGAGCGAAAGCGGGGAAAATGTCCACTGACTCCATATGAGGTGGGTCTGATGCTGCGTGCACTTGGTTTTGCGAATGACACGTATCTCTATATTGCTTCTGGAGAAATTTACGGTGGGGAAGAGACTTTGAGACCTCTAAGAGAGCTCTTCCCAAATTTTTATACAAAGGAGATGCTTGCTAGTGAGGAGCTGAAACCTTTTCTTCCGTTCTCCTCCCGTCTTGCTGCAATTGACTACATTGTCTCTGACGAAAGTGATGTGTTTGTCGCTAATAATAATGGGAATATGGCCAAGATTCTCGCAGGTCGAAG GAGGTATATGGGTCACAAGAGGACCATCAGGCCAAATGCTAAGAGGCTCAGTGCTTTGTTCATGGCTAGGCATCAAATGAATTGGGAAACATTTGCAAAAAAGGTAAAGTCATGCCAAAAAGGATTCATGGGTGACCCTGACGAGGTGAAACCTGGTCGGGGTGAATTCCATGAATTTCCACAGGCTTGCGTCTGCCAGAAACCATTCAAAGATATTGAAAAGAGCAACGATAGAGATCATCACTCGGCAGGAAAAACCAAAAGTACATATAATGTAGAGAAACCAGATGAGAAGGCTTTACAAATACCAATCAAGAGGAACATGGGAAAAGAGCGTTTATCTTTAGGAGACGAAAAGGATGAAGGTTTCCCAGAATAA